The genomic region CAATCGACCGAGTTGATCTCCTTGAACAGGTTGAGAACCTTGAGGGGATGCATATCATCCATGGCACGGCGGATGTGCTTTCCAAGCTCTGCGAAATGGGCCTTGGCGCTCTCAAAGGAGGCATCGAACTCGATCTTGCTTTCGGGTGCCACCTTCTTCTGGGCCGTCGACTTGTTGTAGGCCACAAACTTGTCATGGACAAGCTTCATGCAACTCAGCTTTCGGATGGTTCCCTGCAGGTCACCGCAGTGGTAGCAGTTCCTCACTTTCCGGCACTGCTCGTTGATGCGTTTGAGTACGGCCGTTCGCGCCATGTTGTCCTGTTCCCGGCGGAGTGATCTGAGGAACCGGCGGCGCTCCTCGTTGGTCAGGAGGATCCTGGAGCATGATTTGCAAATGTTTTGCAGGGTCGCCTGGATGTATTTGAGATAGCCAATATGAAAGACGGGGAGTGGAAGTTTGACGTGACCAAAATGACCAGGGCAGCCCATCAGATCTTGGTGGCAGGTGTGGCATTTCGCATCGGGTTTCGGGCTCGAGGTTCCCTGTGGGGATAGGTTAGCTATGACATGGGACAAAGGATGACGAAGGAAGTGTTGATACTCACCAGGCGGGGATCGAGGGGTCCATGCTTGAAGGGAGCTCGATTGTTTTCGACATCGTAGAGCAGATTGTCGGAGACCTCGAGCACACCTTGATTAAGAATGTCTTGGGTGGATTGAATGCCGAACTTGAGGGCCTTGAAGCGCTTTGGGAGCTGGTCCTTCACCAAGGTCTTGCGGTTCTCGGAGGCCCTGCCGGCCTCAACTTCCGACTCCATTTTGTGATGCGAttgtgtggtgtggtgtggttgtgTGGTCGCGGCGAGATGGAACAACGAATTGCCCCTCAAGGTAGCTATGCTACCTGCTCATAGCGGGCTCGCCGGGAATGTGTCGATGGAGATGGCGACGTCTaagttgctgctgctgttggtgagaTTGAGAGTAAAAGAAATACCAGCGGAGGGGTGTGGAATTGTGGGATAACTGCTTGATTTTCCCAGCAAAGTGTGGCTGGTTGGCGACGACAAGTGGTTCAAAGGTTCGAGGCGTGTCAAAAGTGGTTCGCGATTGCAACCGAGAATAATTTTGTCGGCGCAAGGCGGGGCAAGGCTAAGCAACTGATGACTCCAATCCCGAAAGATGTGCCCCACCATCCAATGCACCTACCCCTGACACTTTTAGTGCAGGCGCATGGATCAACTGAGGATCAGCGGTACTTGAGATCTTGGCAGATATACTTTATTTCTGGCTGTTCCAGTGCGGGAATAAAAGTACCGGAGAACAGCCTCCAAGTTCCCCGGCCTGCCGGGAAGACTGCGGGGCAACGGTTTTTCTGCGTCCAATCAACAGCAGTTCTCCAGGCACCCTCCGTCATcatttgctgttgctggtcGTTGCGGATGTCACGAGCTTTGGCCGGAGAGATGTCCAGGGCGTGGGCCGAAACAAGAGACCACGTTCTTGTGTTGGACCTGTTTTCCTGGCTTTGATGAAAAGGTGCTAGAAATATTGCTCAGAAGAACCACACAATAACTTCTTCTTCCGTTGTTTAGCAAATTTTCTTTGCGCATTCCTTCAGCCTCTGGTTGCTGTGCCAAGTCCTTCCCTGGTCTCGAGCAAAGATAAGCGAATCAACAACTGGCATCAAAAGCTGCATGCTTTATCGCTTGATCCGGCCGAGGAGAGCTGTTGGGCGATCCTTACAACGCTACCCTTTCTTTTCAAACCGTCGATATATTTGGAAGACTGCGAGCGGCTTTCCCAAACCGAATCCTGGGTCACCCAGACATCCCGGAGCTATGGCTTCCACGCCGGCCCCAAATACTGCtgtcgagaagaaggttgagaAGTCATATCTTGCTTCCGCCGTCGACTCGATCAATCCCTGGGCTGGACCTCGCAGTGCAACTCCCACGCCGAAAGATCCTCAGCCAGCCCTCGCCCCCTCCACTACCGTCGACCATACATTGAATCCCTTTTATGGCCAAAGCTTCAAACGATATCCACCAGACTGTCCCCCGCCCAATATACAGTGGTTCCATGCTGTTGACGTGAGTGTTTCTTTGGAAAGTGTTGGAAGATTCAAACTAAATTTGAGCATTGGTTTTAGGTGCCAAAACGCAAGCCCAAGTTTATGATCACCAAGGCCACTTCCGATGCCAAACCTGCCCAGCCAAAGAAATACGTCGCCTTTGATCCCCGAGATTCGCGAGCTGTGGAGGCCGCATACCAGGCTAGATTacaggagctcgaggaggaacGGAACGCTTTCATCGGGAATGCGCTTGCTCGCACAGGGACTAGGCGCCCACGGGCTGTGTctggcgagggagaaaaaGACACAGACAGTAGCGGATCCAAAACAAGAGTGCCCGTAAACGAAGACTTTTTGTTCGATGTGGATATTGAAGAGCGGGAACTTGCGCCCATTTACTGGGAGGGTCCCGTGTATGAGGTCCGGCGCGGAAGTTGGTTCTATCAAGAGGGCTCCACGCTCCGGCCTTGTGAGGAGAATCTGGCTGCTCAGCTTGAGGAGGGATATCTCAAGGTCAAGCCATGGCGGTACCCGAAGGCACCCTCGAACCCGTCGACGAAGGGACCAACACCCAAGGGTTCTTCGGAGAACTTGAAGATTGTCGATGAATCCCAGGTCCAAACCAGCACAAAGACTGCAGCCAGTGtaccccaacatcaaccgcAGACCTATCGGTTGTTCGGTAGTTATATGAACAGCGTGGCAACGTATCAGGATTCTAATACAGCGTGGTTGTCCTCTGATGGGATGTTATCGTGGGTTACATCGACAATGTACGAAAGGTTTGCAGGTGGTGGATACATGAGTGGTGTGAAACTAGTGCGAGGGTACACTgaggcgaagaaggtcaaggaaaAGGATGAGAAGCGGCCAGTGACACCAGCGGGAACAAAATCAACATCCAACGAGAAGGGCGATGAGACCCCAAAGGCCCTCAAGAGGCGATCTGCACCGCCCACGAGCGTGCGGCCCAgtctggatgaggatgcaGACATGGAGCCGGACAATCCTCGGAACTCTTTATCTCGCCAACTGTCCAATTTGATGGAGCGGGCAGAGGACCcagaagctgaagctgaggCTATCAGGGTgcgagaagagaaggagatgatgggtgATTACAATACCAACGCTGGTGAGAACCAAGGCCGTGATATCGAGCatctggtgttggtgacacACGGCATTGGGCAGTTGCTATCTCGCAGGATGGACAGCATCAACTTTGTTCACGATGTGAATATTCTTCGCAAGAATCTCAAGAATGTGTACTCTGTATCCGCAGATTTACGGGCACTCAATTCTGAGATTGGGGAAAGCGGACCAGGTAACTGTCGAGTTCAGGTGCTGCCTGTGGTCTGGCGCCACCGTCTCGACTTTCCCAAGCGcaagccaagaagaggagaacaCGATCTCGCCGAGGCatttgacgaggaggacgagtACCCGTCTCTGGAGGATATCACCATTGAAGGCCTCGCTTTCGCCCGTTCCCTTATTTCTgacctcgccctcgacgTGCTTCTCTACCAGAGCGCCTACAGGGAGCAAATCGCCGACATTGTCGTCAAGGAATCCAACCACATCTACAAGACCTTCAAGGAACGCAACCCAGAGTTCAAGGGCAAAGTCCACATTGTGGGGCATTCCCTCGGCTCAGCCATCATGTTTGACATTCTCTGCCGACAAAAGGAAAGGGCACCTGCCGCTTCGCTGCCGCGAAACCCTTTGAGAATCTGGCCTGCTGCCTCTTCGGAAGATAGATTCGAACCAAAGGAGAGCAAAGATCTGGCTTTCGACTTTGTCGTGGCGGACTTTTATTGTCTAGGGTCACCGATCGGGTTATTCCAGATGCTCAAGGGGAGGACAATTTCCGCTAGGAATCTGCCCAATGCTGTCCCGTCGGAGAGCCCGCTGAATCCGGATTACATGGAGGATCCCTTTTTGTCTGCACCGGCGTATTCGTATGCCAGCGATCAACACCTCTCTCCTATTACTGGCCACCCGTTCAGTGTCTCCTCTCCCAAAGTCTCTCAGTTGTTCAACATTTTCCACCCGTCGGATCCGATCGCGTACCGACTTGAACCGCTGATATCCCAGGCCATGTCTACTCTCAAGCCGCAGGCATTGCCCTATACAAAAAAGACCATCTTTGGGAGTGTAGCCCCTCAAGGGCTGACGGGCTTGGGGGCAAAGGTTGGGCAGAGCGTGACGGGGTTGTGGAGCAGCTTCTCTGCTGGGATCGCGAGCAGCTTGCTGAATCGGAGCTTGGGGCTGACGCAGGAGGATGTGAATAATATCAATGCTTCGCATCatcgggagagggagttgagtCTCAGTCCGGTTGGGTCGCCGGGTAGTGGtgcggggaaggagaagcagcttggggcggcggggggCCAATAGTAAGATGGAGGATCATGTGGAAAAGAGCGAGAAGACGGCGGAGAGGCAGATGGCGATTGCGGCGGTTacggggggagggaaggatgggggggcgttgattgatgaggagttggagaCGTTGTTTAGTC from Podospora bellae-mahoneyi strain CBS 112042 chromosome 4, whole genome shotgun sequence harbors:
- a CDS encoding hypothetical protein (EggNog:ENOG503NWEX; COG:I; COG:U), which gives rise to MLYRLIRPRRAVGRSLQRYPFFSNRRYIWKTASGFPKPNPGSPRHPGAMASTPAPNTAVEKKVEKSYLASAVDSINPWAGPRSATPTPKDPQPALAPSTTVDHTLNPFYGQSFKRYPPDCPPPNIQWFHAVDVPKRKPKFMITKATSDAKPAQPKKYVAFDPRDSRAVEAAYQARLQELEEERNAFIGNALARTGTRRPRAVSGEGEKDTDSSGSKTRVPVNEDFLFDVDIEERELAPIYWEGPVYEVRRGSWFYQEGSTLRPCEENLAAQLEEGYLKVKPWRYPKAPSNPSTKGPTPKGSSENLKIVDESQVQTSTKTAASVPQHQPQTYRLFGSYMNSVATYQDSNTAWLSSDGMLSWVTSTMYERFAGGGYMSGVKLVRGYTEAKKVKEKDEKRPVTPAGTKSTSNEKGDETPKALKRRSAPPTSVRPSLDEDADMEPDNPRNSLSRQLSNLMERAEDPEAEAEAIRVREEKEMMGDYNTNAGENQGRDIEHLVLVTHGIGQLLSRRMDSINFVHDVNILRKNLKNVYSVSADLRALNSEIGESGPGNCRVQVLPVVWRHRLDFPKRKPRRGEHDLAEAFDEEDEYPSLEDITIEGLAFARSLISDLALDVLLYQSAYREQIADIVVKESNHIYKTFKERNPEFKGKVHIVGHSLGSAIMFDILCRQKERAPAASLPRNPLRIWPAASSEDRFEPKESKDLAFDFVVADFYCLGSPIGLFQMLKGRTISARNLPNAVPSESPLNPDYMEDPFLSAPAYSYASDQHLSPITGHPFSVSSPKVSQLFNIFHPSDPIAYRLEPLISQAMSTLKPQALPYTKKTIFGSVAPQGLTGLGAKVGQSVTGLWSSFSAGIASSLLNRSLGLTQEDVNNINASHHRERELSLSPVGSPGSGAGKEKQLGAAGGQ